The Sulfolobus islandicus Y.N.15.51 sequence GTTTATAGTGTGTGCCATTTCTTCTGGGGATAATCTTACATTAACCGTATGCATTACTGCTCCAGACATGGGTATTGCATAGTATAATTCTAAAAATCTGCTTGTATTCCAATCCATAACACCTATCCTAGTACCCAAATTTTCCTTATCGCCTTGTTTTATCTTAAATTGACTTAACACGCTCCCCATTCTCCTCGCTCTTTCGTAGAGTTTAGAATAGGTTAGTCTAACTTTAGGAGCCTTAGGGGGAGCGTAAACAATTTCTTGATCAGGGTAGGCATAAGCGGCCCATTCTATTATCTTATCTATAGTTAATTGGTAGTCATAGATAGGACTTACCATCTTATCTCAAAAATATTTGATTTAACCTATTTAAAAAGTTTGTTAGATATAGAATCGATATTTTTATTTAATACATTCTTACCCTTGTAACTAAAAGTTTAGACTCAGATTCTACCACAATTTCGTTATTTTGGTTTTTTATAAGGGATCTTATTGTTACTACACCGCCATTGTACTTTTCGACTGGTTTTTTATCTATCACCTCAGCTTCTCCATAAATTGTATCTCCAACCCTAACAGATTTTAAGAATTTAGTATGCATTTCTAGAAATGCTATCGCAGTTCCAGCAACTAACATACCCATATGTCCAGAAAGTAAAGTTATAGTTAATAATCCATGAGCAATTCTACTTCCAAATATAGTTTTCTTAGCGAAGACATCATCTACATGTAAAGGGTTAAAATCACCACTTAATCCTGCAAAAAGGACTATGTGAGCATCTGTTACCGTTATCCTAGGAGATACGAATTTCATCCCTATTTCGAAATCATCGAAAGTTAGAGGCGATGTTTTAGTTGAGGACATATTTATAAGCTATAAAAATCGTTTAATAAACTTTTCTATTGTAACTTGATTTTTCAAAATAATAGATAACTTAATAAAAAATAAAAATAACTTACTGGACTTTTCTTAACTCGTATATAAAATAGCCCTCGGGTTCCCTCCTCACTATATTTACTTTTACCTTCATTCCCACTTTTATATCTTCAGGTTTCTCATTAACCCACGCTAAAATATTTATTCCCTCTTTCAGCCTTGCTATACCAACTATGTAGTCTTGATAGTGCATGAAACTAACAGGTTTAACGGTTATGATCGTGTAAGTTAATAATTCTCCCTCTCCAGAGAGCTCTATAGTATCAAGACCAGATACTTTACACTTAGTACAGTCATCTTGAGGAGGGAAGTATATTGAACCGCATTTAGGGCATTTAGTTCCTACAATTTTTCCCTTAGATAACTGGTCAAAAAACTTATATATTCTCCCTATAGGAATCATAAATCTCTGTGTTAACTCCCTAACGTCTACCCAAAGAAGATTGGTATTCTTTAAATCTCTCATTATAGGCATTCCACTATTCTTGATTAGTAGATCTATCTGCTCTAAAGCCTTTTTATCGATTTCATTAAATTGCTTCCCTCTAATCTCAGTAACGCCCATTACTATCACACTGAAGGCTTCTTTGTGGAAAATATTGTAACATATGCGTAGTGTCCCGTTCCTCCTACGTTGTGTGTTATTCCCATACCGTTCCTAACTTCTACTTGTGTTCCTTTGTGTGCTCTATATAATAATTGTCTTGTTATTGATACTGCCATGCTTACTCCAGTTGCCCCTATTGGGTGTCCCTTTGCTTTCAACCCTCCATCAACGTTTATTGGTATTTTTCCACCTATGTATGTTTGCTCTTCCCTAGCTAGTAAATGTCCCTCACCTCTTTTTGCGAATCCTAAATCTTCATATGCCATTATCTCCGCTATTGTGAAACAATCATGCACATCTGCTACGTCGAAATACTTCCAACTATTCTCAAAATCAATTTTAGCCTTCTTATACGCTTCCTCAGCAGCCAATCTTGCGGCATCTATTGATATGAAATCGTCTCTTTTAGATAAATTAGCTGTTCCAGATTTAAACCCTTGTGAAACTATCCATACTGGAGAGTCTGTTATTTTTTTAGCTACTTCTTCTGATGCCAATATTATAGCCGCAGCACCATCAGTTATTGGGCAAGCATCGTATACCTTTAATGGATAAGCTACAACTCTGGACTTCATATATTCGTCCATTTTTATTTGTTTTTGAAACATGGCATAGGGATTAAAGCTACCGTAATAGTGATTTTTAATAGCAATTTGTCCTAAATCCTCTTCCTTCATTCCGAATTTAGCCATACGACGTGTTGCATAGAGTCCATAATATCCAGGGAAAGTTAATCCGAAATTCTCAAATTCCCAGAAGTAATTCCCAGCTCTCCCCATCATTTCTACGGCAACTGGATTAGGTGATTGGTGCATTTGCTCTACTCCAATTACCATTGCCATTTTAGCATCCCCTGACTTAATTGCTTGGTAAGCTATTCTTAAGGCTGCACTGCCAGTAGCACAGGCAGCTTCAACTCTCATGGTCCCTTTAGGTGCTAAATTACAATACTCTCCTATTACTATCGCGGAAAGAGGTTCTGAACTCCACCCACCAGCATTGCCTACCACGAACATATCTATATCCTTCTGGTCTAAATTAGACTCCTCTAAGGCTTGTTTTACCGCTTCCCATGCTAGTTCCTGGAGATTAACATCTGTTCTATTTCCGAATTTGCTGTGACCAGTACCTACTATTGCAACATCTACCATATCTATATATTTGTGTTAACTTCCTAATTAACTTTTCGTTCTTTCATAATATAAATTTTATTTCAAGTTAATTTTATGAAGGTATATCTTGGAACCATAAATATCATAAAAGTTTTTTAAGTTATTAATTATACACTCTAATAGTGATAGCAAATGTTATTGGGTTTTTCCAGTAGATATGAAAAGGTATATCAAGGTTTGGCACTTGACCTAATAGCGGAAACTGTAAAGGAAGCTTTAGACATGGCTAAACTAGAACCTAAGGACATAGATGGAGTTATAACTACGTGGTTGCCATGGATTTTCGATGGTACTTTAGCAATAGGCTTTCCAGAGAATTATATTAGTGAGTACTTAGGAATAAGGCCTAAATTTACAGACTTAGTTCAATATGGAGGAGCTTCGGCTTTAGAAATGTTTTATAGAGCTTATAAGGCAGTAAAAAGTGGTGAGGCAGATAGAGTTTTATGTGTAATAGGAGGTAAGGGAACTTTAATGAAAAAACAATTAAGAGAAGGAGGATTAGAGAGATTTTCAGAAGTTGAGCTACTAAATATACTAAGGAATAATCCCTTTGATGAATTCATAAGGGTATATCAAGAAATGGATCCTATATCTTTTTACGCAATGGTTGCTGCTAGACACTCGAAATTATACGGAACTAC is a genomic window containing:
- a CDS encoding Zn-ribbon domain-containing OB-fold protein; this encodes MGVTEIRGKQFNEIDKKALEQIDLLIKNSGMPIMRDLKNTNLLWVDVRELTQRFMIPIGRIYKFFDQLSKGKIVGTKCPKCGSIYFPPQDDCTKCKVSGLDTIELSGEGELLTYTIITVKPVSFMHYQDYIVGIARLKEGINILAWVNEKPEDIKVGMKVKVNIVRREPEGYFIYELRKVQ
- a CDS encoding MaoC family dehydratase, whose protein sequence is MSSTKTSPLTFDDFEIGMKFVSPRITVTDAHIVLFAGLSGDFNPLHVDDVFAKKTIFGSRIAHGLLTITLLSGHMGMLVAGTAIAFLEMHTKFLKSVRVGDTIYGEAEVIDKKPVEKYNGGVVTIRSLIKNQNNEIVVESESKLLVTRVRMY
- a CDS encoding thiolase domain-containing protein, whose amino-acid sequence is MVDVAIVGTGHSKFGNRTDVNLQELAWEAVKQALEESNLDQKDIDMFVVGNAGGWSSEPLSAIVIGEYCNLAPKGTMRVEAACATGSAALRIAYQAIKSGDAKMAMVIGVEQMHQSPNPVAVEMMGRAGNYFWEFENFGLTFPGYYGLYATRRMAKFGMKEEDLGQIAIKNHYYGSFNPYAMFQKQIKMDEYMKSRVVAYPLKVYDACPITDGAAAIILASEEVAKKITDSPVWIVSQGFKSGTANLSKRDDFISIDAARLAAEEAYKKAKIDFENSWKYFDVADVHDCFTIAEIMAYEDLGFAKRGEGHLLAREEQTYIGGKIPINVDGGLKAKGHPIGATGVSMAVSITRQLLYRAHKGTQVEVRNGMGITHNVGGTGHYAYVTIFSTKKPSV